The Candidatus Cloacimonadota bacterium genomic interval TATATTTGTATTTGAAGCGGAAATTATTCTCACATTCACTTTTTCTTCATTTCCACCCACAGGTTGAATCGTTTCATCTTGCAAAACACGGAGAAGTTTCACCTGCATATTTAGAGGAAGATCGCAGATTTCATCTAAGAAAATCGAACCATTGTCCGCTTGCTTGAATTTTCCTTCCTTGTCCGTATCTGCTCCGGTAAATGAGCCTTTTTTATGTCCGAAAAATTCACTTTCAAATAAATTTGGAGAGATTGCTCCGCAATTCACTTTTACAAATGTCTGCTCTTTTCTGGAGCTGTTAAAATGGATCGCTTCTGCTACCAGTTCTTTGCCTGTTCCGCTTTCGCCGGAAATAAAAACAGGAATATCATATTCTGCCAAATTTTGGATTTTCTGTTTAACTTTAATGATTTGAAGGCATTCCCCGATAATTCCATCGTGCTGAAGATTCAGTTGTTTTTTGAAATTTTTGTTTTCCCTCGCCAGTTTCGTCATCTCTGCTTTAATTTCATCCACATTTTGGATTTGGGGAAAATCATCTAACAGAAGATTGATTTTGGAAATACCTTTTTCACGCGAAGTTTGAATGAGTTCAGCATCAATAATTCCCCCTTTTTGCAAAAAAATCCAGCAAGCGTGCATTGTGGGAGTCCCTGACGTTATCGAAATTGTATATTCAGGGTTGTTTTTCGCATTCTCTTTGATGATCCTACGGATTGATTTATACATCGCTGGATAAACCGTGTTATAATCGGTGGGGTCGGCAGATAACGATTCAACATAATTTACATCAAGTTTGGGAAAATTATCTCGGCTGTAAATGAGTATTTGTGATGCGAATTTTAGATATTTTTCATTGTTATAAAAAATATACAGTTTGTCAATACTCGTTTCCTCCAGCACAGATATAATCGCCCCTTTTCTGTTTTCGTCTAAGTGGCAATCGTTATTCCCGATGAAAGTCAGTAGTATTTTCATAAGGATGAAACTATCGAAACATGTTCTCTCGTGTCAAGAATTATTGCGGAGTATTCGTCCAATCATCCAATTTTACTAGAGTAACAAACCCCTCAAAAATCACATTATAGCAAAAAGGAAAAATGATACACCCATCCCCCCAAAATTATTAAAAAATCAGCGTAAATTACACCTATACCTACATTGACGCTTATAGAGGAAAGATGGTTTAT includes:
- a CDS encoding sigma-54 dependent transcriptional regulator encodes the protein MKILLTFIGNNDCHLDENRKGAIISVLEETSIDKLYIFYNNEKYLKFASQILIYSRDNFPKLDVNYVESLSADPTDYNTVYPAMYKSIRRIIKENAKNNPEYTISITSGTPTMHACWIFLQKGGIIDAELIQTSREKGISKINLLLDDFPQIQNVDEIKAEMTKLARENKNFKKQLNLQHDGIIGECLQIIKVKQKIQNLAEYDIPVFISGESGTGKELVAEAIHFNSSRKEQTFVKVNCGAISPNLFESEFFGHKKGSFTGADTDKEGKFKQADNGSIFLDEICDLPLNMQVKLLRVLQDETIQPVGGNEEKVNVRIISASNTNIIKLVNESKFRKDLYYRIYQGKISLPPLRDRGNDKILLAEYHISKLNQRYKKQKRLAKSALHFINNYKWAGNIRELFSVLETAFIHSENEIKKSDLELIELNSSDHKIFIPEEGLDFDNEIPKAYYQAALQKTDGNQAEAARLLKIQPHTFRERLKKLT